The proteins below come from a single Chelmon rostratus isolate fCheRos1 chromosome 10, fCheRos1.pri, whole genome shotgun sequence genomic window:
- the oard1 gene encoding ADP-ribose glycohydrolase OARD1: MPVILRCLKMSSRLYTPNKLTGQVRHSLLSVSSELKPVNIGEITSAEDSFRLNYVTGNLFSCPEDEALAHCISEDCRMGAGIAVMFKQKFNGVEELKAQKKLPGQCAVLKRDRRFVYYLITKKKASQKPTYDSLRQSLKDMKAHCKLNGVTRISMPRIGCGLDKLSWDRVSLILEQVFKHTNISITVYSLPKRAETRVIQENMRR; the protein is encoded by the exons ATGCCGGTAATTCTGCGTTGTTTGAAGATGTCTTCGCGGCTGTACACGCCTAATAAACTCACCGGACAAGTACGCCACTCACTGTTGTCAGTGTCGTCTGAACTTAAACCAGTCAACATTGGCGAAATTACG TCTGCAGAAGACAGCTTTCGGCTGAATTATGTCACCGGGAACCTGTTCTCCTGCCCTGAGGATGAGGCTTTGGCCCACTGCATTAGTGAGGACTGCCGCATGGGGGCAGGCATAGCAGTGATGTTCAAGCAAAAGTTCAATGGGGTAGAGGAGTTAAAGGCACAGA AAAAGCTGCCGGGACAGTGTGCTGTGTTGAAAAGAGACAGACGCTTTGTCTATTATCTG ATCACAAAGAAAAAGGCCAGCCAGAAACCGACCTATGACAGCCTGAGACAGAGCCTGAAGGACATGAAGGCACACTGTAAACTAAATGGAGTGACAAGAATATCAATGCCTCG tatcggttGTGGCCTCGATAAACTGAGCTGGGACAGAGTGTCGCTGATCCTGGAACAGgtgttcaaacacacaaacatctccaTCACGGTCTACAGCCTTCCCAAGAGAGCAGAGACCAGAGTGATACAGGAAAACATGCGCAGATGA